A DNA window from Paenibacillus sp. HWE-109 contains the following coding sequences:
- a CDS encoding ATP-binding protein, whose translation MSIHDPQDYTVSMEEMRKLFTLSVHAGMLIVDEDGKINLATDHILKLSGYSAQEITQTPFSQLMKVRASLRELYEFYFSNETNLMEWPHGFLIAKDGEAHFYQFSILRLMLGRKVMYLLAMRDRQEGLQLNLLQRFSDAFLRDINLGVLLINMDFTLVDVSDRATQILGMEREHILNKSLDDIFSSVPSQHQLVQRTILHGGVMRNHAVSWTNHTERFELLLDSNVLKDSLGNIVGAYVIFKDVTNMRSLEEMVQRSDRLAMIGQIAAGTAHEIRNPLTSIKGFLQVLRRTFEVQGMIKERSYAEVMLEEINRINELVNEFLLLSKPKHVSFERIDVPEVLRGILPIINNEAILYNVHLQYEASYHLPEVIADKEMLKQVFLNICKNGIEAMPDGGTLTIVEKVDTLERFVCVDIHDTGSGIPMFVIDKIFDPFFTTKDTGTGLGLSVCQRIIHDMGGTIRVSSKGFGTTFTISIPYA comes from the coding sequence ATGTCCATTCATGATCCTCAAGATTACACGGTTTCTATGGAAGAAATGCGCAAGCTTTTCACCCTTAGTGTCCATGCAGGTATGCTCATTGTAGATGAGGATGGCAAAATTAACTTAGCGACCGATCATATTTTGAAACTTTCAGGCTATTCAGCCCAAGAAATAACGCAAACCCCGTTCTCGCAACTAATGAAAGTGCGGGCTAGCTTGCGTGAGCTGTACGAATTTTATTTCAGCAACGAAACGAATTTAATGGAATGGCCGCATGGCTTTCTCATCGCCAAAGACGGGGAAGCACACTTCTACCAATTCTCAATTCTTCGACTTATGTTAGGTCGGAAGGTTATGTATTTACTGGCAATGCGGGATCGGCAAGAGGGATTGCAGTTGAATTTATTGCAGCGCTTTTCGGATGCTTTTTTACGAGATATCAATTTAGGTGTCCTATTAATTAATATGGATTTTACACTCGTGGATGTTAGTGATCGTGCAACACAGATTCTAGGTATGGAACGCGAGCATATTTTGAATAAATCGCTGGATGATATTTTCTCCTCCGTGCCGAGTCAGCACCAATTGGTGCAGCGGACGATCCTGCATGGCGGGGTTATGCGCAATCATGCCGTATCCTGGACGAATCATACAGAACGATTTGAACTGCTGTTAGATTCCAATGTGCTCAAAGATAGCTTAGGCAACATTGTCGGGGCCTATGTTATTTTCAAAGACGTTACGAATATGCGCTCATTGGAAGAGATGGTGCAAAGAAGCGACAGACTGGCGATGATAGGGCAAATTGCTGCCGGCACAGCACATGAGATTCGCAATCCGCTAACGTCGATCAAAGGTTTCCTTCAAGTCTTGCGGCGCACATTTGAAGTTCAGGGGATGATTAAAGAGCGGAGCTATGCGGAAGTTATGTTAGAGGAAATTAACCGAATCAATGAATTGGTCAATGAATTTCTGCTGCTCAGCAAGCCTAAACATGTCTCCTTTGAGCGGATCGATGTGCCGGAAGTGCTCCGAGGTATTTTACCCATCATCAATAATGAGGCTATTCTATACAATGTTCATCTCCAGTACGAAGCATCCTATCACCTGCCGGAAGTCATTGCGGATAAAGAAATGTTGAAGCAGGTCTTTTTGAATATTTGTAAAAATGGGATAGAAGCCATGCCGGACGGCGGAACCCTAACCATCGTAGAGAAAGTCGATACCTTGGAACGATTTGTCTGTGTGGATATTCATGACACGGGCTCTGGGATTCCGATGTTCGTCATCGATAAGATTTTCGATCCCTTCTTCACGACGAAGGACACGGGAACAGGACTGGGTCTTTCCGTATGCCAAAGAATCATTCACGATATGGGCGGGACGATCCGGGTATCCTCCAAAGGTTTCGGAACCACTTTTACAATATCCATTCCCTATGCTTGA
- the rpmE gene encoding 50S ribosomal protein L31, which yields MKAGIHPTYHATTVTCACGNVFETGSIKPNLRVEICSNCHPFYTGKQKFIDVGGRVDKFKKKYGI from the coding sequence ATGAAAGCAGGTATTCATCCTACTTATCATGCAACCACAGTGACTTGCGCTTGTGGTAATGTGTTCGAAACGGGATCAATCAAGCCAAATCTGCGTGTTGAGATTTGCTCCAATTGCCATCCTTTCTACACTGGTAAACAAAAGTTTATCGATGTAGGCGGCCGTGTCGACAAGTTCAAAAAGAAATACGGAATCTAA